Genomic window (Vibrio sp. NTOU-M3):
GGTAGACCCGATGATCTCACCATGTTCATCTGCAGGAGCAATGTGAGTGACTTTGCTGACGGACGCAATAACAGCTGCTTGAAACTCTGGCACTGGTTTTTCGCTGTCGCCAACGGTATAAAACCCATCCGGTATCATTCCCTCGATGTATTCAATGCCATCACGTGCTGCTAGCGCTGGACGAAATTCAGATTCGTCAGTATCGGTTGTTTCGTGTAAATCAAAATGCACCAAGACTTCTAGCTCAAGATTTGCAACTAGTGTCATTAGATTTGCCGATTCTTCCGCTGGAGAATTCGCATAGAATGAACGGTTTGGATCAATAGCCAGTGGATTCCAACGGTTAATCGTTTCATAACCCCAAGGGCTAACACAGGGGGCAACAACAAAGTTAAAATGTGATGTGTAGTTTTCCATGTGCTGCTGGGCAAATTTTAATGCGCCGTGAACACCACTGGTTTCGTACCCGTGTACACCACCGGTGATCAGTACAGTTGGTTTGTTGTTATCCCATTGACGACTTTTGATGCAATACAGTGGAAAACGTTGTGGGTTATAACTTAGCGAGCCGTACTGCTCGATATCAAACTTGTCCGATAATGCTTGTATCTTTGGAACAACTTCTTCTTGATACTCACGCTTTACAACAGTCTGGTTGCGCCAAGCTGTGCGTTCTTCATCCCCCCATTTTTCACCTGGGGTACCAATTGGGTATGAATATGAGCTTTGCATTATGTGGCCTTTCGTTGTTGCTTTGCTTAGAGTGAGAGCATATACGTAACGTTAGGTAAGCGGTAGGTAGGATCTGCTAATGTGAGACTTTTCTGACTGATTTTTTTCCTCATTCTTGAGTATTGAGATGGGTTTAGTGCCATTTTCTTAGAATTCGTTGGTGATTCATAATGCTGGTGTTACATTTGCTTACACTAACGATAACTAGAAGAGAATAATTCATGGCTGGTGCAAGTTTATTAACATTATTGGACGATATCGCAACAGTATTAGACGATGTTGCGTTAATGTCGAAAGTCGCCGCTAAAAAGACAGCAGGCGTGCTAGGGGATGATTTGGCCCTTAATGCTCAACAAGTTTCCGGTGTGGCAGCAGAACGCGAAATTCCAGTTGTTTGGAGCGTTGCAAAAGGCTCTTTTCGAAATAAATTGATTTTAGTGCCAGCGGCATTGCTGATCAGTTCGATTGCTCCTTGGTT
Coding sequences:
- a CDS encoding M14 family metallocarboxypeptidase, with the protein product MQSSYSYPIGTPGEKWGDEERTAWRNQTVVKREYQEEVVPKIQALSDKFDIEQYGSLSYNPQRFPLYCIKSRQWDNNKPTVLITGGVHGYETSGVHGALKFAQQHMENYTSHFNFVVAPCVSPWGYETINRWNPLAIDPNRSFYANSPAEESANLMTLVANLELEVLVHFDLHETTDTDESEFRPALAARDGIEYIEGMIPDGFYTVGDSEKPVPEFQAAVIASVSKVTHIAPADEHGEIIGSTVVQTGVINYPMKKLGLCGGVTNCQFGTTTEVYPDSDKVTDEECNDAQVAAIIGGLDFVISQLQ